In Colletotrichum higginsianum IMI 349063 chromosome 1, whole genome shotgun sequence, the DNA window GCTTCAGAGTCAAGGAATACATCGCACAATACCTGGAACTTTCAGAGGGACCAAAGGAGCCTGCGACGAGTTCCATCATCTCGACTTTCCAGCCAGTCGCGCGGATGATATGCCAGCAGTACAACAAGGGTGAGTAAGAGTGGGCACTAACTAGTGCGGAGATGAGGACTGACCAGGCTGTGCCAGACCAGCGTCGGAGGCTGAAAGCCAGCCTCTTTGAATATATCGACTCGACCGTGCAAGAGACGCGATATGTCGAGAGTGGAGAGGTACCGACGGATCTCAAGTACGAGATGCTTCGCAAGAAGACCGGGGGCACGGGTCCCCTCTGCTCGTTAGCGGAGTGAGTATCCAGACGGTCTCGGCGTGAAACGAAGGTTTGCTGACGGGAGAAGGTTCGCCACGGGCCTGCAATGGCCGTCTTTTGTTTTCGACTCTCATCCGTACAAGATGATGCTGCAGGCTGTTGCCATCATCGTTGGCCTGTTCGTCCTCCCATGGGTTTCAGGTTGAGAATATAGGCAAGGCAGCGCTGACGACTGTGCAACAGCACGAACGACTTGCTCTCGTTAGGAAAGGAGCTGGTGAGGAACTGCCGTGGACGCGTGAGTTGGCGGCGACTGACACTTGTGCAGCGCAAAGGACGGATTCTCAATGCCGTGCCGGTTCGACTGTGGAACAGCcgagagggcggcgacctggcgTCGGTTGTCAGAAGCATCGTCGATGACATCGAGAAGGCCATCAGGCATTTCGATGCCTGCGAGCGAAGGCTGATCACCAAGAGCCGAGAGGACGCCGATACGACGCGGAAGATAGCTGCAACGCTCAAAACCATTTGCACTGGCAACTTGACTTGGAGGTTTGTATCCATATGGAAGCGTTTCCCCCCACCATGTTAACGATAGGCAGTCTCGCGTGCAAGCGATATAACGTTGGCAAACCGGCTGCTGATGGGAGTTTGAGGCAGGAACTGAGAGCTGGCGAATGAAACCATGGCGACGGAAGGCGAAGGTAATGATGGTGGTAATGGATGGTGATATATACCTATACCTACGGCCGTAGTGCGAGGGCCTTGGATACCCTAGTGAATCAATGATACCCGGCGTTACAGTGAATGGCGTTGACTGACCGCGTGTGCCTAGATCTGAATCGTGATGCATCGCCCTGCACTGGAAAGGGGAACGGGGACCTTGATGACCAGGAAAAGAGGCAAATaagacgagggcgtcaaAAAGAAAGGTGAGGCTTGTTTGGACAGGCCATGCAGTGCCCCAAGTACAGGATTTGTTGGGCTTGGAAACGGTGGGAGTAGCACAGAGTAGCACAGGAGACAAGAGGCACAGGGGGGGGTCTGGGGAAGATTAGCTGCAGTTAACCATATAGTGTAGATAGAAACGCTGGTCTGATGTCATGAGAAATTGCGAGCTCAGCCAAGCAAATGTCTCAATCGAGCCGGGGGCAGTGGATGCGTCCCCTCCTAAGCTTTCAGCAACCGCGGGAGCTCCCCCCGGTCTCCAGagctcccctcccccccaagcTCCCTCCCCAGAAACACAAAACATTTCTTCCAACCTCGTCCCTTCATCCTCACGAACCCCCTCGACAACGTCAATTGTAGTCACACATAGCCTCCTCAACACCCTAttacaccaccaccaacactACCTCAGCCTCATACAACGAACATCGCAATGGCTTTCCGTTTCGCAGCAAGAAGAATGGCCCTCGCGCGCCCCGCCGTCCCGGCTAGAGCCTTCCACTCGACGCCTCGCGCCTTTGTCAAGACGGGAGACGCCGTGCCCGACTTGGACGTGCTCGTAGAGAACTCGCCCGGCAACAAGGtcaacctcgccgaggagttcgccaaggtcaacaacggcctcatcatcggggtccccgccgccttctcgccCGCGTGTTCGGCGAGCCACATCCCCTCGTACATCAACCACcccaagctcaaggagcagGGCGCCGTGTTCGTCGTCTCAGTCAACGACCCCTTTGTGTACGTGTCTCGATGTATCGCCGAGGAGCGAAGGCCCGTGATGCTAACGGTTCAACAGGATGAAGGCTTGGGGTGACCAATTGGACCCGGCTGGCCAGACTGGCGTACGTTGACCCGCCGTTGATGCATACTGGTCGAATGCGCCATGGGGCGGCTGACACCGTAGCAGATCCGATTCCTCGGCGACCCCGCCGGCGAGTTTACCAAGTCGCTCGAGGTCGATTTTGACAGCAAAGCCATCTTTGGAAACGACCGCAGCAAGCGTTACACCCTCGTCATCGAGAacggcaaggtcaaggaggctCACGTCGAGCCCGACAACATTGGCACCAAGGGTGAGATCATCCGGTCTGCGGCATGTTTGTTGAGGACGGCGGTGGCTAATCATATCTGCAGTCTCCTTGGCCGACAAGGTCCTTGGTTAAGGGAGGAACCTCGCCTATCGGCAGTTGACGGATGAGGACCTAGCAATATGTGTTTGGGATATAATCCACGATTGGATGCATGGCTGCGATGTATGATGAAGAAGGAATGCCTGTGCACCGAGACTCGGTTGCAACCGATACAGTTGAAAATCCTATTTGGCGCAAAACAAAACAGGCAACAGTCTAAACGTGCTCCCGTGGGTCGGCACGCGCGGTGACGAAGCTCCGTCTCCGTTTCATGGAACACACATTATGTGCACATGCTCGTTCATTCCCTTACCTGCAGCAGCCTCAGGAGGGACCACGGAACAATTGCTTGGTCCTCAACGGGCTGAAtcgctggctggctggctggctggccggccCGCATCGTTTGTGGACACCCGCCtcagccggcggcgacatcggAGCCACTTGGTGCCGGGCCGCCCCGGCGTGACAAATGCAGGGGCGAAGCTgcgagaaggcggcgagccCGAATGAATGTGGCATCATACCTTACCTAACTATCGATAAGCCAGCGAATGACTAAGGTGATGCCTGGTCAAGAAATTCCCGACAGGTCCCGCCCTGCTTATCGAGCGTCGGAGGCAAACCACAGCAAGTGGCGCTCAGGGCAGGCGTGTGAGTCGTTCAGTGTCATGCGCCCAACCAACTCACAACACCCACTACCCATCTCGCCCAAAGTCTGGCTGAGCATTGTCCAGAGACTTATTACTAGAAAAATTTGAGAATAGAGGCCCCCGCAAGGGCCTTGGCCATGGACCTGCCGGCTGTCGGACACGGTCGCTGCTGGCTAGACCAGACACTGACACTGACACAGAGAcacggaggggggggggggacataccgctgctctgctctgcccCGTGCTGTACCGTGCCGTGCCGTGGTGCTGTGCTATGCCTTGTCTTGCCGTCGTGTCCTTAATTTCTGCTCCTGCTCAGCACCAATAACCGTGATCAAACCTCTCTACCCCTATGTACCGCAGAAAGCGCAGCATAGCAAAAGATTATAAGCCTATGCGGCCTGGTGACCTTGGGTTTTGTCCCCCTCCTGGGTGTTTGGGGGACCGCCAGACCCCGGTTCTTCGTTCCATCTGCAAATGCCAAGAAAGCAGGGTAGACACGCTGCTGGTACGTAGCATCGATAGCGCACGCTGGTGAGCCCCtccagtcagtcagtcagtcagtcagtcagtcagtcagccagccagcgagcgagcgagcgagtcCCTCTGCCCTGTGCAGTGGTGTCGTAGAGTGTGTCCTTACCCCTCCGAACAACAGCCCTCCcggtgagagagaggagaacAGCGGTACATTGGGTTTGGCGCGTGTCACCACCGAGACACAAGTCATTCGACGTCTTCTTACCCAGCGTACCCCCAGCGCACCCGTCTAACCAACACTTCCGTCATTGCTGGAAAACCCCCCCATTCAATAATTCAGTCagtctgcctgcctgccaaCCTTACCCACTCCTACTCATCCCACATCCCACACTCTCTGACCTGCCCGCTCTCACCCTCGCCCTTCCGCACTCCATCTCCGCATCCGTGGCCTGCCTGACCTTACACATCCGAATCACACGTCCACATCCACACCCACCAtccacaaccacaaccacattcccccccaaaaaccgccgccgccgccttcgcttTCCACACCGCAGGCGACTGACCGACGGCATCTTTCCTCTTCCTGACTAATCCCGTTGCCTGGCGATTCCCTTCCCTCTGTTGCCGCCCAGCAGACAATCTCGACCTTCCCGCCTTCCCCCATTTTGGCCTCGGTCTTGAATCATCGCAGCCTGCAACCCTCTCCGGAGTGACtcccacgccgccatcgaccgACACAAGTAAACGaaacccctccctctcctctatTGGTGTCTGGATTAGACCTCTgttcccgccgccgcacctCCGCGTCCTGATATAAGCCTCCCCGTTTCCATCAGAGGAAACGCTTCCCTCGCCTCCATCTGCAGTCGGCACCATTCCTCCCACTACGCGGAAGCGAAAGGCCGCTGAGGCGACGATATCCTCCAATACCCAAGATAccttgtcgaagaagaggatcGCCTCAGCTGCCAAACAAGACGCTCCCCCGACCCCCCTCACCACCGCGAGTAACGGTATGGATTCTGAGGAAGACTTCATGTCGGCTCTTTCGAGCGAAGACGAGATTATGCAGGATGACAGTGGTGAGGACATGTCTGGCCCGGACGGTACGTCTCACACCCCGGCGCCTCAAAACGCACCTTTCTCTTTCGGCATATGCTAACTCGGTTGCCTTCCCCGCAGacttcgacgaggatgacttcgacgacgagcctGACGCAGATCTGGGCATGATCAAAGACTCCGACTCAAAGAAGAGAGTTGCCTACGACATTTCTTTCAAAGTCTACGAGCCCAAGGACATCCAACGCCAGCAGGATGACATGATCGACGAGGTCAACATGATTCTCAACATCCGCAAGGAGGACG includes these proteins:
- a CDS encoding Redoxin is translated as MAFRFAARRMALARPAVPARAFHSTPRAFVKTGDAVPDLDVLVENSPGNKVNLAEEFAKVNNGLIIGVPAAFSPACSASHIPSYINHPKLKEQGAVFVVSVNDPFVMKAWGDQLDPAGQTGIRFLGDPAGEFTKSLEVDFDSKAIFGNDRSKRYTLVIENGKVKEAHVEPDNIGTKVSLADKVLG
- a CDS encoding Terpene synthase family protein, translated to MDVAHTESAQLISRLEGQVMIIPDLRGMISHWPSGKNVHCNVIDVLINHCLQDCDAFPQDLANVRDANPTLLASSTLTLMVLWQGKLDDYIEALEYQSQAKSREFRFRVKEYIAQYLELSEGPKEPATSSIISTFQPVARMICQQYNKDQRRRLKASLFEYIDSTVQETRYVESGEVPTDLKYEMLRKKTGGTGPLCSEYPDGLGVKRRFADGRRFATGLQWPSFVFDSHPYKMMLQAVAIIVGLFVLPWVENIGKAALTTVQQHERLALVRKGAGRILNAVPVRLWNSREGGDLASVVRSIVDDIEKAIRHFDACERRLITKSREDADTTRKIAATLKTICTGNLTWSLACKRYNVGKPAADGSLRQELRAGE